The Herbiconiux sp. SALV-R1 nucleotide sequence CTCGCCGCCCTCGCCATGCCGAACGCCCGCTTCGTCGTCGAGGTGCTTCCTCGTGAGGAGCTCGCGAGTTCGGGAGGCGACGTGGTGCAGTTCCTGCTGCGGCCGCACGAGGGTAGCGAGCCGCGGCCCCTCAACAAAGGCGCCTCGGGCGGTGAGCTCTCGCGCGTCATGCTCGCCATCGAGGTGGTGCTTGCCGCTGCCGACCCGGTTCCGACCTTCGTCTTCGACGAGGTCGACTCCGGGGTCGGCGGGGCGTCGGCCATCGAGATCGGGCGACGGCTCGCCGCCCTCGCCCGCACCTCGCAGGTGATCGTCGTGACGCACCTCGCCCAGGTCGCGGCCTTCGCCACGAACCACCTCCGCATCGAGAAAGACCTCGACGCACCGGTGACGGCCAGCAACATCGTTCCGCTCGACGGAGACGAACGCCTCGCCGAGATGGCGCGCCTGCTCTCAGGCCTGCCCGACTCGGAGTCGGGGCTCGCCCACGCCGCCGAACTGCTCGAGACGGCGCAGGCGCTCGCTGTGCCACACTGATAGCCAGCTGAGAAGCGTCGGCTTCCGGCCCCGGGGTGGAGGGTGGACGATGGCGCGACTCACGAACGGCCAGCTCCAGGAGTTGGTGCAGCGTCTGCAGACCGAGAACGAGCTGCTGCGCGAGGAGGCCCGGTCGGCAGCTGAGCGTGCGGACGCGGTGCTCGCCGCTCCGGCCGCTCCGTCTTCCGAGACAGCGCCCCGCCGACGCCGGCAGCGCGGGCGCACCGTCGCCTCCGTCGTGCTCGTCGTCATCGGGCTGCTGCTCGCACCCGTCGCGCTCGTGGGCAACTGGGCCCAAGGCCAGCTCGTCGACACCGACCGTTTCGTGGCGACCTTCGGTCCGCTGGCGCACGACCCGGCGGTCAAGGCGTTCCTCGTCGACCAGGTGATGACGGTGGTCGACGAGCAGGTCGACTTCGAGCAGTCGACCCGCGAGGTGTTCGAGGCCGTCGACCAATTGGGGTTGCCGCCCCGCGCATCCGCTGCTCTTCAGGCCCTGCAGACACCCGCCGCGCTCGGGCTGCGCACGCTGGCGACCACCATCGTGACGAACGTCGTCGACTCGGAGGCGTTCGAGACCATCTGGCAGCAGACGCTGCGCATCAGCCATCAGCAGCTCGTCGCGGCGCTGACGAACGACCCCGGCAGCGCGCTGTCGATATCGTCGACGGGGGAGTTGAGCATTCAGCTCGGGCCGATCATCGACGCCGTGAAGGGGGCGATGGTGGCGCAGGGGCTGGGCTTCGCCGAGGCCATCCCGAGCGTCGACATCGGGATCGTGGTGACGCAGTCAGCGAGCCTCAGCCAGCTCACGCTGCTCTACGGGCTCGCCGTCGGCGTGGGGCAGTGGCTGCCCGTCGTCGCGCTGCTCTTCCTCGCCGCGGGGGTGGCGATCGCGAAGCGCCGCGTCGTGACCCTGTTCGCGACCGGCCTCGCGCTCGGGGTGGTGATGGTGCTGCTCGGTGTCGCGCTGCGCGTCGGGAACATCGTGGCGATCGCGTCGACGGCGCAGTACGTTCCGGGCCCCGCGGTGTCGGCGGTGTACGACGGGGTGACCTCGCTCATCGCCGCGTCGATCGCCGCGGTCGCGACGCTCGGCTTCACGGTCATGGTCATCTGCTGGGTGCTCGGACCGTGGCGGCCCGCGCCCGCACTGCGATCGGCGTTCGGCGAGGGTGTCGGGAGGCTGCGGCGGGTCGGCGACCGGCGGGGCATCTCGACGGGTGCGTTCGGGCGGTTCCTCGGCCGGCAGCGAGTGCTCGTACAGGTGCTGATCGGGGTGATCGCCGCCGCGATCATCGTGTTCGTGCGTCCGCTCTCGACCGGCCAGATCGTGTGGACGGCCGTGGCGGCGGTGCTGCTGCTGCTCGTCGTCGAGGTGCTGCAGCGGTCGGCGCGATGGCCGGGCGACGGCGGCGCCGCCGTGGAGGCGGAGGACGCAGCATCCGCTGTGCTCATCGACGCGCCCGGCGACACGGATGCGAGTGACGACGACCAGGCCGACGAGAGCACTGTTAGGATGGAACTCCGTGGATGAAGCTCATGACGCGGAACGTACGAACGAGACGAAACTGACGAAGCACATCTTCGTCACAGGGGGTGTCGTCTCCTCACTCGGCAAAGGCCTTACAGCGGCCAGCCTGGGCAATCTGCTCACCGCACGCGGGCTCCGCGTCGTGATGCAGAAGCTCGACCCCTACCTCAACGTCGACCCGGGAACGATGAACCCGTTCCAGCACGGCGAGGTGTTCGTGACCGACGACGGGGCCGAGACCGACCTCGACATCGGGCACTACGAGCGCTTCCTCGGCATCGACCTCAACCAGGCGGCGAACGTCACCACGGGGCAGATCTACTCGAGCGTCATCGCCAAGGAGCGGCGCGGCGAGTACCTCGGCGACACGGTGCAGGTCATTCCGCACATCACCGACGAGATCAAGCGGCGCATGCGGCTGCAGGCGCATGACGCGTCTCGGCCTGACGTGATCATCACCGAGATCGGCGGCACGGTCGGCGACATCGAGTCGCAGCCGTTCATCGAGTCGGCCCGCCAGGTGCGGCACGAGCTCGGCCGCAAGAACGTGTTCTTCGTGCACGTCTCGCTGGTGCCCTTCATGAACGCCTCGGGCGAGCAGAAGACGAAGCCGACCCAGCACTCGGTGGCGGCCCTGCGCTCCATCGGCATCCAGCCGGATGCGCTGGTGCTGCGCAGCGACCGCCCCGTCTCCGAGAGCAACAAGCGCAAGATCGCGCTCATGTGCGACGTCGACGAAGCCGCGGTCGTGAACGCCGTCGACGTGCCGTCGATCTACGACATCCCGACCATGCTGCACTCGCAGGGTCTCGACGCCTACATCGTCGACCACCTCGACCTCGGCGACTCCACCGGCGACGTCGACTGGGCGCGGTGGCAGCCGATTCTGGATGCGGTGCACGAGCCCAAGCACGACGTCACCATCGGACTCGTGGGCAAGTACATCGACCTGCCCGACGCCTACCTCTCGGTGACCGAGGCGCTGCGGGCCGGCGGCTTCGCGCACCGGGCCAAGGTGAAGATCAAGTGGATCCCGTCGGACAACTGCGAGACGCCCGAGGGTGCGGCGCGCGAGCTGTCGGACGTCGACGGCATCTGCGTGCCCGGCGGCTTCGGCGTGCGCGGCATCGAGGGCAAGCTCGGGGCGCTGCAGTTCGCGCGCGAGAACGGCATCCCCACGCTCGGGCTGTGCCTCGGCCTCCAGTGCATGGTGATCGAGTACGCGCGGCACGTCACCGGGCTGCCCGGCGCGTCGTCGAGCGAGTTCGACCCCGACACCGAGTTCCCCGTCATCGCGACCATGGCCGAGCAGGTCGACATCATCGCCGGGGGAGACCTCGGCGGCACGATGCGTCTGGGTCTCTACGAGGCATCGCTCGCCTCCGGATCGATCGCGGAAGAGGTGTACGGGGCGTCGAGCGTGTCGGAGCGCCACCGCCACCGCTACGAGGTCAACAACGCCTACCGCGACCAGATCGCCGAGTCGGGACTGTGGTTCTCGGGGCTGTCGCCCAACGGGCACCTCGTGGAGTACGTCGAGCTGCCGCGCGACGTGCACCCGTACTACATCGCGACCCAGGCGCATCCGGAGCTGCGGTCGCGGCCGTCGCGCCCGCATCCGCTGTTCAAGGGGCTCGTGGGCGCTGCCCTCGAGCGCCAGGAGGCGAGCCGGCTGTTCGCGGTGCAGGATGCGGATGCCTGAGTCGGGCGGGGTGGACGAGCCGGGCGGGGTGGGCGAGCGGGGCCTGCTCGCCGACGAGGTGGCGCCGGTCGAGGCGACGTCGAGCGAGGTGGTGTTCGACGGGTACATCTGGGACGTGCGGCGCGAGACCTTCGCCTACGGCGACGGCACGCTGCGGCGCGACTTCGTCGACCACCCGGGCGCCGTCGCCGTGTTCGCGCTCGACGACGACGACCGGGTGCTGCTCATCAAGCAGTACCGGCACCCGGTGCGGCGACGCGAGTGGGAGCCGCCCGCGGGGCTGCTCGACGTGGGCGGGGAGCCGGCGCTCGCCGCGGCGCAGCGCGAACTCGCCGAGGAGGTCGACCTCGAGGCCGACGAGTGGCACGTGCTGATCGACTACCTCACCACGCCCGGCGGCAACAACGAGGCGATTCGCATCTACCTGGCGCGCGGGCTGCGGCCGGCCGGCTCGACCTTCGAGCGCGAGGGCGAGGAGGCCGACATGGAGCAGCGCTGGGTGGGACTAGACGAGCTCGTCGACGCCGTGCTGGCGAGCCGGGTGCAGAACCCGTCGCTCGTGATCGGGGCGCTCGCCGCGCAGGCCTCCCGCGCCCGCGGCTGGGGCACCCTGCGGCCCGCCGACGCCGCCTGGCCGGAGCGCCAGGGGGGCTGAACGCGTGGACGCGCGGAGTTCTCCACTCGAGCCGCCGCGCGGCGCTCCTGCGGGCCCGGGCGCGGGCGCAGGCGCGGTCGCGGTCGCGCTGTCGGGCGCAGGGAGGCCCGTGGCGGCGGGGGTCGAACGTGCGGTGCAGGGCTTTCTGCGACACGTGACCGTCGAGCGGGGGTTGTCGGAGAACACGGTCGCCGCGTACCGGCGCGATCTCGCGCGGTACACGGGGTGGCTGGCGGGGGCAGGGGTCGACGAGCTCGGGGAGGTGACTGAGGCCGACATCGCCGCGTTCACCCAGTCGTTGCGCACGGGTGACGGCGGGGTGATGAGTGCGGCGTCGGTGGCGCGCATCCTGTCGAGCGTGCGCGGGTTCCACCGGCACCTCGCCGAGGAGGGCGCCGTCGCCGCCGACGTCGCGCGCGAGGTCAAGCCGCCGAAACTCGGGCTGCGACTGCCCAAGGCCATCACCATCGACCAGATGGAGCGGCTGCTGAGCGCCACGGCCGGCGACGACCTCGTGTCGCTGCGCGACCGTGCGCTGCTCGAGCTGCTCTACGCCAGCGGCGCCCGCATCTCCGAGCTGGTGGGGCTGAACGTCGACGACGTGCACGACGGAGACATGGTGCGGGTCACCGGCAAGGGCAGCAAGCAGCGCATCGTGCCCGTCGGCAGCTACGCCCGCGCCGCCCTCGACAGCTACCTCGTGCGCGTACGGCCCGAGCTGTCGAAGCGGGGAGCCGCGACGCCGGCGCTCTTCCTGGGCATCCGGGGCCAGCGGCTGAGCAGACAGGGCGCGTGGCTCGTCATCCAGTCCGCCGCCGAGCGCGCCGGGCTCGAGGTGCACATCTCGCCGCACACCTTCCGGCACTCCTTCGCCACCCACCTGCTGCAGGGCGGGGCCGACGTGCGGGTCGTGCAAGACCTCCTCGGCCACTCCTCCGTCGCCACCACCCAGCTCTACACCCAGCTCACCGCCGACACGCTCATCGACATGTATCTCACCGCGCATCCGCGAGCCCGGTGAGGCACGAGACCAGGATGCGCGCCGCCCGTTAGAATCGATCAGGCCCGCCGGGATGGCGGCCAGGAACAGGAGTGACGTCGGTGCCGAGGAACACGAGAACGGCCAAGACCGCGGATTCCGAGCTCGACGGCATCGAGGTGGCGAAGCTCGGGCCGACCGGCCGACCCGTCACGGAGTTCCCGGTGCCCGCGCCCCTGCCCTCGCACGGGCCCGCCCGCATCATCTCGCTCTGCAACCAGAAGGGTGGGGTGGGTAAGACCACCACCTCGGTGAACGTGGGGGCGGCGCTCGCCGAGTACGGCCGGCGCGTGCTCGCCATCGACTTCGACCCGCAGGGCGCCCTGTCGGCGGGGCTCGGGGTGCAGACGCACGACGCCATCACCATTTACGACCTGCTGATCGGCAACGTCAAAGACCCGCTCGAGGCCATCCAGCCCACGAGCGTTCCCGGGCTCGACATCATCCCGGCGAACATCGACCTCTCCGCGGCCGAGGTGCACCTCGTGAGCGAGGTGGCGCGAGAGTCG carries:
- a CDS encoding CTP synthase; translated protein: MLGWNSVDEAHDAERTNETKLTKHIFVTGGVVSSLGKGLTAASLGNLLTARGLRVVMQKLDPYLNVDPGTMNPFQHGEVFVTDDGAETDLDIGHYERFLGIDLNQAANVTTGQIYSSVIAKERRGEYLGDTVQVIPHITDEIKRRMRLQAHDASRPDVIITEIGGTVGDIESQPFIESARQVRHELGRKNVFFVHVSLVPFMNASGEQKTKPTQHSVAALRSIGIQPDALVLRSDRPVSESNKRKIALMCDVDEAAVVNAVDVPSIYDIPTMLHSQGLDAYIVDHLDLGDSTGDVDWARWQPILDAVHEPKHDVTIGLVGKYIDLPDAYLSVTEALRAGGFAHRAKVKIKWIPSDNCETPEGAARELSDVDGICVPGGFGVRGIEGKLGALQFARENGIPTLGLCLGLQCMVIEYARHVTGLPGASSSEFDPDTEFPVIATMAEQVDIIAGGDLGGTMRLGLYEASLASGSIAEEVYGASSVSERHRHRYEVNNAYRDQIAESGLWFSGLSPNGHLVEYVELPRDVHPYYIATQAHPELRSRPSRPHPLFKGLVGAALERQEASRLFAVQDADA
- a CDS encoding NUDIX hydrolase; its protein translation is MPESGGVDEPGGVGERGLLADEVAPVEATSSEVVFDGYIWDVRRETFAYGDGTLRRDFVDHPGAVAVFALDDDDRVLLIKQYRHPVRRREWEPPAGLLDVGGEPALAAAQRELAEEVDLEADEWHVLIDYLTTPGGNNEAIRIYLARGLRPAGSTFEREGEEADMEQRWVGLDELVDAVLASRVQNPSLVIGALAAQASRARGWGTLRPADAAWPERQGG
- the xerD gene encoding site-specific tyrosine recombinase XerD, with translation MSGAGRPVAAGVERAVQGFLRHVTVERGLSENTVAAYRRDLARYTGWLAGAGVDELGEVTEADIAAFTQSLRTGDGGVMSAASVARILSSVRGFHRHLAEEGAVAADVAREVKPPKLGLRLPKAITIDQMERLLSATAGDDLVSLRDRALLELLYASGARISELVGLNVDDVHDGDMVRVTGKGSKQRIVPVGSYARAALDSYLVRVRPELSKRGAATPALFLGIRGQRLSRQGAWLVIQSAAERAGLEVHISPHTFRHSFATHLLQGGADVRVVQDLLGHSSVATTQLYTQLTADTLIDMYLTAHPRAR